One Numenius arquata chromosome 9, bNumArq3.hap1.1, whole genome shotgun sequence DNA window includes the following coding sequences:
- the TF gene encoding serotransferrin, whose amino-acid sequence MKLVLSTVLSFGIVALCFAAPPKTSIRWCTISSAEESKCNTLRELMQQESVALNCLQKGTYLDCIKAISNNEADAISLDGGHVFEAGLAPYKLKPIVAEVYEQSGGSTTSYYAVAVVKKGTGFTINDLQGKTSCHTGLGRSAGWNIPIGTLLHRGDIKWDGKDSGSIEQAVASFFSASCVPGATTEQRLCQQCKGDSKTKCSRTAPYSGYSGAFQCLKDGKGEVAFVKHTTVLENAPEEKGEYELLCLDGSRQPVDNYKFCHWARVPAHAVVARDDNKVDDIWNFLSKAQEKFGVGTTSSFHLFGPPGKKDQGPKDLLFKDSAVQLKRIPSLMDSQLYLGFEYYSAIQSLQKDQLNSNRRENKTRWCAVGKNEKSKCDLWSVMSNGEVDCIVADNTKECIIKIMKGEADAISLDGGFVYTAGVCGLVPVMGESYDDYSQCSKAEGEPASYFAVAVVKKSDRDITWNNLQGKKSCHTAVGRTAGWNIPMGLIHNKTGNCNFDEYFSEGCAPGSPPNSRLCQLCKGSGGVPPEKCVASSHEKYYGYTGAFRCLVERGDVAFIKHSIVEENTDGKNQEDWAKDLKMDQFELLCTDGRRENIMAYRTCHLAKVPTHAVVTRPEKTRQVSELLERQEKLFGTKGIEKDRFKLFESKTKDLLFKDLTKCLVKLRDGITYKEFLGDQYYASVASLNTCNPSDLLQVCTFLEEK is encoded by the exons ATGAAACTCGTACTCTCTACTGTGCTGTCCTTCGGGATAGTGG CTCTGTGTTTTGCTGCTCCTCCCAAGACAAGCATCAGATGGTGCACAATATCCTCAGCAGAAGAGAGCAAATGCAATACTCTAAGGGAGCTCATGCAACAAGAGAGTGTTGCATTGAATTGCCTGCAGAAAGGAACGTACCTCGACTGCATAAAAGCCATTTCG AATAATGAAGCAGATGCCATTAGCTTGGATGGTGGTCACGTTTTTGAGGCAGGCCTCGCCCCCTACAAGCTGAAGCCCATTGTTGCCGAGGTCTACGAACAAAGTGGAG GCTCCACAACCAGCTACTATGCTGTGGCCGTGGTGAAGAAAGGAACAGGCTTCACAATAAATGACTTGCAGGGCAAGACCTCCTGCCACACCGGCCTGGGCAGGTCCGCTGGCTGGAACATCCCAATTGGGACACTCCTCCACCGGGGAGACATCAAGTGGGATGGCAAAGACTCCGGCTCCATCGAGCAAG CGGTGGCCAGCTTTTTCTCTGCGAGCTGCGTGCCTGGTGCAACCACTGAACAAAGACTGTGCCAGCAGTGCAAAGGGGACTCCAAAACCAAATGCTCTCGCACAGCACCTTATTCTGGATATTCTGGAGCTTTTCA ATGTCTGAAAGATGGAAAAGGAGAGGTGGCTTTTGTGAAACACACAACTGTTCTAG aaaatgccCCAGAGGAGAAGGGTGAGTACGAGCTGCTGTGTCTGGATGGCAGCCGTCAGCCTGTGGACAACTACAAATTCTGTCACTGGGCCAGGGTGCCTGCTCACGCTGTTGTGGCTCGAGATGATAACAAGGTTGATGACATCTGGAACttcctctcaaaagcacag GAGAAATTTGGTGTGGGCACAACCAGCTCCTTCCATCTCTTTGGGCCACCTGGCAAGAAGGACCAAGGCCCcaaagacttgcttttcaaagacTCTGCTGTGCAGCTGAAGCGTATCCCATCTCTGATGGATTCCCAGCTCTACCTTGGCTTTGAGTACTACAGTGCCATCCAGAGCCTTCAGAAAG ATCAGTTGAACTCCAACCGCAGAGAAAACAAGACGCGGTGGTGCGCAGTGGGCAAGAATGAGAAGAGCAAGTGTGACCTCTGGAGTGTGATGAGCAACGGGGAGGTGGACTGCATCGTGGCAGATAACACCAAGGAGTGCATTATTAAGATCAtg AAAGGTGAAGCAGATGCTATCAGCTTGGACGGAGGTTTTGTCTACACTGCTGGCGTGTGTGGGTTGGTGCCAGTGATGGGAGAAAGCTATGATG ATTACAGTCAATGCAGCAAAGCAGAAGGAGAACCAG CATCCTACTTTGCTGTGGCTGTTGTGAAGAAATCGGACAGGGATATCACGTGGAACAACCTGCAGGGCAAGAAGTCGTGCCACACCGCTGTCGGGAGAACCGCTGGCTGGAACATCCCCATGGGCTTGATTCACAACAAGACAGGGAACTGCAATTTCG ATGAATACTTCAGCGAGGGCTGTGCCCCTGGGTCTCCTCCTAACTCCCGCCTCTGCCAACTCTGCAAGGGCTCAGGGGGGGTCCCGCCGGAGAAGTGTGTCGCCAGCAGCCATGAGAAATACTATGGATATACTGGAGCTTTCCG GTGTCTGGTCGAGCGGGGGGACGTGGCCTTTATTAAGCATTCAATTGTGGAGGAAAACACTGATG GCAAAAATCAAGAAGACTGGGCCAAAGATCTGAAAATGGACCAATTTGAGTTGCTGTGCACTGATGGGCGGAGGGAAAATATCATGGCTTACAGGACCTGCCACCTGGCCAAAGTTCCTACCCATGCTGTGGTCACGCGTCCTGAGAAAACAAGGCAAGTCAGCGAGCTGCTGGAGAGACAAGAG AAACTGTTTGGAACAAAAGGCATCGAGAAAGACAGGTTCAAGCTGTTTGAGTCTAAAACCAAGGACCTTCTGTTTAAAGACTTGACCAAGTGTCTGGTCAAACTCCGCGATGGAATAACGTACAAGGAGTTCCTTGGAGATCAATACTACGCTTCAGTTGCTAGTCTCAACACCTGCAATCCATCAG ATCTCCTCCAGGTGTGCACCTTTCTTGAGGAAAAGTAG